Proteins co-encoded in one Opitutus terrae PB90-1 genomic window:
- the panC gene encoding pantoate--beta-alanine ligase, with product MPKLIHTIAEWRALRAEHRAAGRTIGFVPTMGALHEGHASLFRAAAGEHPVVLASVFVNPTQFDEQHDFEKYPRTLAADCALMDAAGVTVAFVPSVDEMYPNGTRYGVVETEFSRELCGAHRPGHFAGMLTVVMKLLQIADAEAAYFGEKDYQQLLLIRGMREAFFLPTRIVGCPIIREPDGLAMSSRNARLSSAERALAPQFHSALVAAPTVEQARARLEAAGFRVDYVEDRDGRRFGAVRLGQTRLIDNVSLRVE from the coding sequence ATGCCCAAACTGATCCACACCATCGCCGAGTGGCGGGCGCTGCGCGCGGAGCATCGCGCGGCGGGTCGCACGATCGGATTCGTTCCGACGATGGGCGCGCTGCACGAGGGACACGCGTCGCTGTTCCGCGCGGCGGCCGGTGAGCACCCGGTGGTGCTCGCGTCGGTCTTCGTCAACCCCACGCAGTTCGACGAGCAGCATGATTTCGAAAAATATCCGCGTACCCTCGCCGCGGACTGCGCGCTGATGGACGCCGCCGGCGTGACGGTCGCATTCGTCCCGTCGGTCGACGAGATGTATCCCAACGGCACGCGCTACGGCGTCGTCGAGACCGAGTTCAGCCGCGAGCTGTGCGGCGCGCACCGGCCGGGACATTTCGCTGGCATGCTCACGGTTGTGATGAAGCTGCTGCAGATCGCCGATGCGGAAGCCGCCTATTTCGGCGAAAAGGATTATCAGCAGCTGCTGTTGATCCGCGGCATGCGCGAGGCGTTTTTCCTACCGACGCGGATTGTCGGCTGTCCGATCATTCGCGAACCGGACGGGCTCGCGATGAGCTCGCGCAACGCCCGGCTCTCGTCGGCCGAGCGCGCGCTCGCGCCACAGTTTCACTCAGCGCTCGTCGCTGCCCCGACCGTCGAGCAAGCGCGCGCACGACTCGAGGCGGCGGGTTTCCGCGTCGATTACGTCGAGGATCGCGACGGCCGTCGCTTCGGCGCCGTCCGGCTCGGCCAGACGCGGCTGATCGACAATGTCTCGTTGAGAGTTGAGTGA
- a CDS encoding flavoprotein, whose protein sequence is MPNVLVLLTGSIACFKACTLISRLVQAGVTVQTVATPAALRFVGTATLEGLSGRPVFTDVFEEGRALDHIALARAADLALVCPATANTINQLAAGIAGDPVGTLFLAWELESKPWWIAPAMNAWMWKHPATAASIATLKSWGVRVLDPVEGPHACGETGPGRLAEPELITAEILKTLGARPPSAASEM, encoded by the coding sequence ATGCCCAACGTCCTCGTTCTCCTCACCGGCTCGATCGCGTGCTTCAAGGCTTGCACGCTGATCTCGCGGCTCGTGCAGGCCGGTGTCACCGTGCAGACGGTCGCGACGCCTGCGGCGCTGCGCTTCGTCGGTACCGCGACGCTCGAAGGCCTGAGCGGCCGGCCTGTGTTCACCGACGTGTTCGAGGAGGGCCGCGCCTTGGATCACATTGCGCTCGCCCGCGCCGCCGATCTCGCGCTCGTCTGCCCGGCGACGGCCAACACTATCAACCAGCTCGCCGCCGGGATCGCCGGCGACCCGGTTGGCACGCTGTTTCTCGCCTGGGAACTCGAGTCGAAACCGTGGTGGATCGCCCCGGCGATGAACGCGTGGATGTGGAAGCACCCCGCCACGGCCGCCTCGATCGCCACGCTCAAGTCCTGGGGCGTGCGCGTGCTCGACCCGGTCGAGGGCCCGCACGCCTGCGGCGAAACCGGGCCCGGCCGGCTCGCTGAACCGGAACTGATCACCGCCGAGATCTTGAAAACCTTGGGAGCGCGGCCGCCCTCCGCCGCATCCGAAATGTAA
- a CDS encoding phosphopantothenoylcysteine decarboxylase, translating to MKILVTSGATREPIDDVRFLSNVSTGTTGAALATALAAASHGVTLLHGAAAPAASGAQHNEEFSSAMDLSARLRRQLATGDFDAIIMTAAVADYRPAAPFVGKLPSTAETLTLELVRNPKILPHLKSLTTRPLRVIGFKLTAGADADHRRAAVSAQFAAGGVDAVVHNDLYEIRAAAREQHPFALHCGLEVEPLFLHGVPALANALSAWLAEWPARPARELGSGTPARV from the coding sequence ATGAAGATCCTCGTTACCTCCGGTGCCACGCGCGAGCCGATCGACGACGTGCGGTTCCTCTCGAACGTCAGCACCGGCACGACCGGCGCGGCGCTGGCCACCGCGCTCGCCGCCGCCAGCCACGGCGTCACCTTGCTGCACGGCGCGGCCGCGCCCGCCGCATCCGGCGCACAGCACAACGAGGAATTCTCCTCGGCCATGGACCTGTCGGCGCGACTGCGACGGCAGCTCGCGACCGGCGATTTCGATGCGATCATCATGACCGCGGCCGTCGCCGACTACCGCCCCGCCGCGCCGTTCGTCGGCAAGCTTCCCTCCACCGCCGAGACGCTCACGCTCGAGCTGGTGCGCAATCCGAAAATTCTGCCTCACCTCAAATCGCTCACCACGCGACCGCTGCGCGTGATCGGATTCAAGCTCACGGCCGGAGCCGACGCCGACCACCGGCGGGCCGCCGTGTCCGCGCAGTTCGCCGCCGGCGGCGTCGACGCCGTGGTGCACAACGATCTGTATGAAATCCGCGCCGCCGCGCGCGAGCAGCATCCATTCGCACTGCACTGCGGTCTCGAGGTCGAACCCCTCTTTCTCCACGGCGTCCCAGCACTGGCGAACGCGCTCAGCGCATGGCTGGCTGAGTGGCCCGCGCGTCCCGCCCGTGAGCTGGGAAGTGGCACCCCGGCTCGCGTCTAG
- a CDS encoding type III pantothenate kinase translates to MRTLAISLGNTSLFGGVFVDDRLSRTFRLAHGELHRLPAQVGKSIDAAAVCSVVPALTARVVTRIRRTWRIQPGMLTADTAHGLTIRYRRPRELGTDRLAAALGARALYPRRHVIVVDCGTATTVTALHRDGRLLGGAILPGVTLWVDALAVRTAQLPRIAPRRPRTAVGRSPMEAIASGVFFGHLGAVRELVARVRRESFGRGAAIVVGTGGHAPLFGHDGLFDALVPDLVLRGLHVFAASRKVS, encoded by the coding sequence ATGCGCACGCTCGCGATCTCTCTCGGCAACACCTCGCTGTTCGGGGGCGTGTTCGTGGACGACCGGCTGAGCCGAACGTTTCGTCTGGCACATGGTGAGCTGCACCGGTTGCCGGCGCAGGTCGGCAAGTCGATCGACGCCGCGGCGGTTTGTTCGGTCGTGCCCGCGCTCACCGCACGCGTCGTCACGCGGATCCGGCGCACCTGGCGAATCCAGCCCGGGATGCTCACCGCCGACACCGCGCACGGACTGACGATCAGGTATCGCCGACCGCGCGAGCTCGGCACCGACCGGCTCGCCGCCGCGCTCGGCGCGCGGGCGCTTTATCCGCGCCGCCACGTGATCGTCGTCGACTGCGGCACTGCGACCACCGTGACGGCACTGCATCGCGACGGCCGGTTGCTGGGCGGCGCGATTTTGCCCGGCGTCACCCTCTGGGTCGACGCGCTCGCCGTTCGCACGGCCCAATTGCCGCGGATCGCACCGCGGCGTCCGCGCACGGCCGTCGGCCGCTCCCCCATGGAGGCGATCGCCAGCGGCGTATTCTTCGGTCACCTCGGCGCCGTGCGCGAGCTCGTGGCCCGCGTGCGCCGCGAGTCCTTTGGGCGCGGGGCCGCGATCGTGGTCGGCACCGGCGGACATGCCCCGCTGTTCGGCCACGACGGGCTCTTCGACGCCCTCGTCCCCGATCTGGTGCTCCGCGGCCTGCACGTCTTCGCCGCGTCCCGTAAAGTAAGCTAA
- the nadA gene encoding quinolinate synthase NadA yields the protein MIATDDTIEAEAERLLRLLMHVDCDPHGRTWNLATCREIAPLTLEINRLKREKDAVILTHSYVEPEIIYGVGDFKGDSYYLSEKARESKAKVIVFAGVVFMAETAKILSPNALVVVPDRGSGCSLADSITGEEVRRLKQLYPDATVVCYINSTAEVKAESDVCVTSGNVYDIVANLPAKRILFVPDRLMAQNVRAEMKKRGVAKEIISSDGTCVVHDEFTPAQIAEARAQFPGLKVVAHPECTPEVAAVADFVGSTGAMLSYVKTTNAPYFLMLTECGLVGRLEVEAPEKNFIGGCRLCPYMKMNTLEKVRQALVAPRPEQIITLDEGLRRRALRCIERMFELAPKK from the coding sequence ATGATTGCCACTGACGATACCATCGAAGCCGAAGCGGAACGCTTGCTGCGCCTGCTCATGCACGTCGACTGCGACCCGCATGGCCGCACCTGGAATCTCGCGACCTGTCGCGAGATCGCGCCGCTGACGCTCGAAATCAACCGGCTCAAGCGCGAGAAGGACGCCGTCATCCTCACGCACTCCTACGTGGAACCGGAGATCATCTACGGCGTCGGCGATTTCAAAGGCGACTCCTACTACCTGAGCGAGAAAGCGCGGGAATCGAAGGCCAAGGTCATCGTTTTCGCCGGTGTCGTGTTCATGGCGGAAACCGCGAAGATCCTTTCGCCGAATGCGCTCGTCGTGGTGCCCGATCGGGGGTCCGGCTGCTCGCTCGCCGACTCGATCACGGGCGAAGAGGTTCGCCGGCTGAAGCAGCTCTACCCCGACGCCACTGTCGTCTGCTACATCAACAGCACGGCGGAGGTGAAGGCGGAATCGGACGTCTGCGTCACGTCGGGCAACGTCTATGACATCGTCGCCAACCTGCCGGCGAAGCGTATCCTGTTCGTGCCGGACCGGCTGATGGCACAGAACGTCCGCGCCGAGATGAAAAAGCGCGGCGTGGCGAAGGAGATCATCTCCTCCGACGGCACGTGCGTGGTGCACGATGAATTCACGCCGGCGCAAATTGCCGAGGCCCGCGCACAGTTTCCCGGGCTGAAGGTCGTGGCGCATCCCGAATGCACACCGGAGGTCGCCGCGGTCGCGGATTTTGTCGGCAGCACCGGTGCGATGCTGAGCTACGTGAAAACGACGAACGCGCCCTACTTCCTGATGCTGACCGAGTGCGGACTCGTCGGCCGACTCGAGGTCGAGGCGCCGGAGAAGAACTTCATCGGCGGCTGCCGGCTGTGTCCCTACATGAAGATGAACACGCTCGAAAAAGTGCGCCAGGCGCTGGTGGCGCCGCGCCCCGAGCAGATCATCACGCTCGACGAAGGGCTGCGGCGGCGCGCACTGCGCTGCATCGAGCGGATGTTTGAGCTCGCGCCGAAGAAATAA
- the nadC gene encoding carboxylating nicotinate-nucleotide diphosphorylase — MLTPRTEHLIDLALDEDAGLGDVTSRAIFAPTHRSRGFISAGQDLVVCGLEVAARVFTRVDPALAVKLVARDGQRVKTGAKVLTVTGPTGALLTAERTALNFLQRLSGVATQARRFADAVEGTGVRVVDTRKTTPGWRALEKYAVRCGGCVNHRSSLGEHVLIKDNHIAAAGSLAKAVQLARAAAPHLAKIEVEAKTLAEVREALRAGAEVILLDNMTPDRVEAALALIGGCAVVEVSGGVRYETLRAYAQPGVDVISIGALTHSAPAADLSLTVLPQRGK, encoded by the coding sequence ATGCTCACTCCTCGCACCGAACACCTGATCGACCTCGCGCTGGACGAAGACGCCGGGCTGGGCGACGTGACCAGCCGCGCGATCTTCGCGCCCACGCACCGCTCGCGCGGCTTCATCTCCGCCGGACAGGATCTCGTGGTGTGCGGCCTCGAGGTCGCCGCGCGCGTGTTCACCCGCGTCGATCCCGCGCTCGCGGTGAAACTCGTCGCACGCGATGGGCAGCGCGTGAAGACGGGCGCGAAGGTGCTGACCGTGACCGGCCCTACCGGCGCACTGCTGACCGCGGAGCGTACCGCGTTGAATTTCCTGCAGCGGCTCTCGGGCGTGGCCACGCAGGCGCGCCGGTTCGCTGACGCGGTCGAGGGCACGGGCGTGCGGGTCGTCGACACGCGCAAGACCACGCCCGGCTGGCGCGCGCTGGAAAAATACGCCGTGCGCTGCGGCGGCTGCGTGAATCACCGCTCCTCGCTCGGTGAGCACGTGCTGATCAAGGACAACCACATCGCCGCCGCCGGCTCGCTGGCCAAGGCCGTGCAGTTGGCCCGCGCCGCGGCCCCGCATCTCGCCAAGATCGAGGTCGAGGCCAAGACGCTCGCCGAAGTCCGCGAGGCGCTCCGCGCCGGCGCCGAGGTCATCCTGCTCGACAACATGACGCCTGATCGCGTCGAAGCCGCGCTGGCGCTGATCGGCGGCTGCGCCGTCGTCGAGGTGTCGGGCGGTGTGCGCTACGAAACGCTGCGCGCGTACGCGCAACCCGGCGTCGACGTCATCAGCATCGGCGCGCTGACGCATTCGGCGCCCGCGGCGGATTTGAGCCTGACAGTTTTGCCGCAGCGTGGAAAGTAG
- a CDS encoding L-aspartate oxidase: protein METLRTDCLVIGAGLAGSAYALQMARRGFKVELLALDGPLQANSDWAQGGIIYDQAQDPAALARDIMVASDHTANPAAIDHLIREGPIAVKELLLDELKIGFDRGPAGELDFTREGGHSHRRIIHAKDATGHAILAAVAHRVDEQPAITRRSGWVAIDLLTLSHNSEDLTDKYEPLTCFGAYVLDTSTGETVAIVAKKTVLATGGLGQIFLHSTNQPGSVGHGVAMAYRVGARLMDLEYVQFHPTVFAKKNAPRFLITEAMRGEGGVLVNAKGERFMDAADPRGSLAPRDIVARAIKQELASSGDPGVFLDLSAMKPEFVRDRFPNIYERCLSYGVDITREPIPVVPAAHFACGGVHANLSGRTSVQHLNAIGETGCTGLHGANRLASTSLLECLVSAKSAAIADAAGMAATDFRLPQPRLWESPTREADPVLVRQDMLQIQHTMWNYAGVIRSRRRLTRARRILLELREEVQSFYRGCRLSRELIELRNGIQTALLIVHAASLNPHSKGCHYVIEEE from the coding sequence ATGGAAACTCTCCGCACCGACTGCCTCGTGATCGGCGCCGGCCTCGCCGGCTCGGCTTACGCGCTGCAGATGGCCAGACGTGGGTTCAAGGTCGAACTCCTCGCCCTCGATGGACCGCTCCAAGCCAACAGTGACTGGGCGCAAGGCGGGATCATTTACGACCAGGCGCAGGACCCCGCGGCGCTGGCACGCGACATCATGGTCGCGAGCGATCATACCGCGAACCCCGCGGCGATCGACCATCTGATCCGCGAGGGCCCGATCGCCGTCAAGGAGCTGCTGCTCGACGAACTGAAGATAGGCTTCGACCGCGGCCCCGCCGGCGAATTGGACTTCACGCGTGAGGGCGGACACAGCCACCGCCGGATCATTCACGCGAAGGACGCCACTGGACACGCGATCCTCGCCGCCGTCGCGCATCGGGTCGACGAGCAACCGGCGATCACGCGCCGCAGCGGCTGGGTCGCGATCGACCTGCTGACGCTGTCGCACAACTCCGAGGACCTGACCGACAAATACGAGCCGCTGACCTGCTTCGGCGCCTACGTGCTCGACACGTCGACCGGCGAAACGGTTGCGATCGTGGCGAAAAAAACCGTGCTCGCGACCGGCGGGCTCGGACAGATTTTCCTGCATTCGACAAACCAGCCCGGCAGCGTCGGTCACGGCGTCGCGATGGCCTACCGCGTCGGCGCCCGGTTGATGGACCTGGAATACGTCCAGTTTCATCCCACCGTCTTCGCGAAGAAAAATGCACCCCGCTTCCTCATCACGGAGGCGATGCGCGGCGAAGGCGGCGTGCTGGTGAACGCGAAGGGCGAGCGGTTCATGGATGCAGCCGACCCGCGCGGCTCGCTCGCGCCGCGCGACATCGTGGCGCGCGCGATCAAGCAGGAACTCGCGAGCAGCGGCGACCCCGGCGTGTTCCTCGATCTGTCGGCGATGAAGCCGGAGTTCGTACGCGACCGCTTCCCGAACATTTACGAACGCTGTCTCAGCTACGGGGTCGACATCACGCGCGAGCCGATTCCGGTCGTGCCGGCGGCGCATTTCGCGTGCGGCGGCGTGCACGCCAATCTCTCCGGCCGAACCAGCGTGCAGCACCTCAACGCGATCGGGGAAACCGGTTGCACCGGCCTGCACGGCGCGAACCGGCTCGCGAGCACGTCGCTGCTCGAGTGCCTGGTGAGTGCAAAATCCGCCGCGATCGCGGATGCCGCGGGGATGGCCGCGACGGACTTTCGGCTGCCGCAGCCGCGGTTGTGGGAGAGCCCCACCCGCGAGGCCGACCCCGTGCTCGTGCGGCAGGACATGCTGCAGATTCAGCACACGATGTGGAACTACGCCGGCGTGATCCGCTCGCGTCGCCGGCTCACGCGGGCGCGCCGAATCCTGCTCGAACTCCGCGAGGAGGTGCAGAGTTTTTATCGCGGGTGCCGGCTCTCGCGCGAGCTGATCGAGCTGCGCAACGGCATCCAAACCGCCCTGTTGATCGTCCACGCCGCGTCGCTCAATCCCCACAGCAAGGGCTGTCACTACGTGATCGAGGAGGAGTGA
- a CDS encoding peptidase inhibitor family I36 protein — translation MGRAVARMGLKLGRHRCRHTGMRPLSLSTLFLLAACGATLASARADDRGRPSVTFYEHADFRGGSFTVYAGDVLENLTRVRFSNGQVMNDRISSFRVEAGAQVSVFQDAGFRGDRDRFQHSVANLGDSAPGWNDAISSLRVERGGRDDGDRGRPDSARVDAMIRRAYRDMLRRDADEGGLRDYRRHILQDNWSEEQLRHSLRESDEYRPIADRIINEAYREVFRRDPDERELRRMREQMIRRGWNGDDVRKAIRRDDAPHDRPRPPRGG, via the coding sequence GTGGGGCGCGCGGTTGCGCGTATGGGATTGAAACTGGGGCGTCACCGGTGTCGTCATACGGGCATGCGTCCACTTTCCCTCTCCACCCTGTTCCTGCTGGCGGCTTGCGGCGCCACCCTGGCCAGCGCCCGCGCGGATGATCGCGGCCGACCCAGCGTGACGTTCTACGAGCACGCCGATTTCCGCGGCGGCTCCTTCACCGTGTATGCCGGGGACGTCCTGGAAAACTTGACGCGGGTGCGTTTCTCCAACGGTCAGGTCATGAACGACCGGATCTCGTCGTTCCGGGTCGAGGCCGGCGCCCAGGTGAGTGTGTTCCAGGATGCCGGCTTTCGCGGTGATCGCGATCGGTTCCAGCATTCCGTCGCCAACCTCGGCGACAGCGCGCCGGGCTGGAATGACGCCATTTCCTCGCTCCGCGTCGAGCGTGGTGGCCGGGACGACGGGGACCGCGGTCGTCCGGATTCCGCTCGCGTCGATGCGATGATCCGCCGGGCGTATCGGGATATGCTTCGGCGCGACGCCGACGAGGGCGGGTTGCGCGACTACCGCCGGCACATCCTCCAGGACAACTGGAGCGAGGAACAGCTGCGGCACTCGCTGCGTGAGAGCGACGAGTACCGTCCGATTGCGGACCGGATCATCAACGAAGCCTATCGCGAAGTGTTCCGGCGTGATCCGGACGAACGCGAGCTGCGGCGGATGCGCGAGCAGATGATCCGGCGCGGGTGGAACGGGGACGACGTCCGCAAGGCCATTCGCCGCGACGACGCCCCGCACGATCGCCCGCGGCCGCCTCGGGGCGGGTAA
- a CDS encoding glycosyltransferase has product MNICMMTNTYLPHVGGVARSVSTFAEEYRKRKHRVLVVAPEFQGKALPARAAAIVERVPAIQKFNGSDFSVKLPLLTGLTPRLDAFRADIVHAHHPFLLGDTALRVAANKNVPVIFTHHTRYEDYTHYVPFDSPALKEVAINISTHFANLCDAVIAPSESIARLIRRRGVEVPIRVVPTGIDTEAFASGDGGRFRAKFKLPPDAFVVGHVGRLAPEKNLEFLAEAVAQFLHRSPDAWFLVVGAGPSEETLKQVLGQHGVLDRLVLAGKQTGRSLADAYNAMDLFAFASFSETQGMVLAEAMAAGLPVIALNASGVREVMDDGKNGFMLEKTASPRRFAAQLARLQRHDDMRSAFGEEARRTAELFSRERCAELALTYYEDVRRMTRRERLMIERSPWGTLLERVSVEWNLLAEKAQAVAQAMGGR; this is encoded by the coding sequence ATGAATATTTGCATGATGACGAACACCTACCTGCCGCACGTCGGCGGCGTAGCGCGTTCCGTGAGCACGTTCGCCGAGGAATATCGCAAGCGAAAGCACCGCGTGCTCGTCGTGGCCCCCGAATTCCAAGGCAAGGCCCTGCCCGCCCGCGCCGCAGCGATCGTCGAGCGCGTGCCCGCGATCCAGAAATTCAACGGCAGCGACTTCTCCGTTAAGCTGCCGCTGCTCACCGGGCTCACGCCGCGGCTCGACGCTTTCCGGGCGGACATCGTGCACGCGCATCATCCGTTTTTGCTCGGCGACACGGCGCTGCGCGTGGCGGCCAACAAAAACGTCCCGGTGATCTTCACGCACCACACGCGCTACGAGGACTACACGCATTACGTGCCGTTCGACTCACCCGCGCTGAAGGAGGTTGCGATCAACATCTCCACGCATTTCGCGAATCTCTGCGACGCCGTGATCGCGCCGAGCGAGAGCATCGCCCGGCTCATTCGCCGCCGTGGCGTCGAAGTGCCGATCCGCGTGGTACCGACGGGCATCGACACCGAGGCGTTCGCCAGCGGCGACGGCGGCCGGTTTCGCGCGAAGTTCAAGCTGCCGCCCGACGCGTTCGTCGTCGGCCACGTCGGCCGGCTCGCGCCCGAGAAGAACCTCGAGTTTCTCGCCGAAGCGGTCGCGCAGTTTCTGCATCGCTCGCCGGACGCGTGGTTTCTCGTCGTCGGCGCCGGTCCGTCCGAGGAAACGCTAAAACAGGTCCTCGGTCAGCACGGCGTGCTCGACCGGCTGGTGCTGGCGGGCAAGCAGACCGGCCGCTCGCTTGCCGACGCTTACAACGCGATGGACCTGTTCGCCTTCGCCTCCTTCAGCGAGACGCAAGGCATGGTGCTCGCCGAGGCCATGGCCGCCGGGCTGCCGGTGATCGCGCTCAACGCTTCGGGGGTTCGCGAGGTCATGGATGACGGCAAGAACGGGTTCATGCTCGAGAAGACCGCGTCACCGCGACGGTTCGCCGCGCAGCTGGCGCGGCTCCAGCGGCATGACGACATGCGCTCGGCGTTTGGCGAGGAGGCGCGCCGCACCGCGGAACTCTTCTCGCGCGAACGCTGCGCGGAGCTGGCGCTCACCTACTACGAGGACGTGCGCCGGATGACCCGCCGCGAGCGGTTGATGATCGAGCGCAGCCCGTGGGGCACGTTGCTCGAGCGCGTGAGCGTCGAGTGGAATCTGCTCGCGGAAAAAGCCCAAGCGGTCGCGCAGGCGATGGGGGGCCGCTGA
- a CDS encoding endonuclease/exonuclease/phosphatase family protein: MFAGIESIVHRLRLGLSRNEWAIRHLGLTPSEGTSEVPGLLLIQIDGLARSQVEAALAAGRLPFLRRLLEREGYELRTFYPGLPSTTPAVQAELFYGVKSAVPAFSFFDRVLKKMGRMWDPDWAKARESACMQQAEGLLKGGSSWSNIYTGGAAQEESHFCAASIGLGDMWRSGKIRNIFLFIIFQLPAALRIFWLLLIEMAVSVGDGVRAIAAGRRPSPEIMLMLSRVFIGVGLRELLTISGEIDVTRGLPIVHINFVGYDEQAHVRGPGSRFAHFGLRGIDTAIRKITRAAHRSRRRDYAVWIFSDHGQEHTRSILDVVPGGIEQVISESLEQTRRNDPVWQQRQRPRRTAAAPWLTQRRRLTPPSREERAALDDQGRGFVVAAMGPVAHVYFTEPKTDDQRRALARTLVRSGHVPGVLLRDAAGEITWFHAQGETRVPGEVPALLPHPPTLREEIARDLVGFTAHPDAGDLILVGWSPWDAPVSFAPERGAHGGFGPNETQGFALLPSTTELPAGTDDFIRPGALRTAALHYLGRHSLAARSQRLAPAANRLRLMTYNVHGCSGMDGRVSPRRVARVIAAHGPDLVALQEIDLGRRRSRAEDQAALIAHQLGLHMVFCPTVTRGQEHYGHALLSRWPIEVVKRKLLPHDPRGWWKEPRAALWARVWIGDTPVHVVTTHLGLGRRERLLQMKMLLSPEWLGGLRDDERVVLCGDFNLTPGSAPYGLMANRLQDAQAARDGHRPLSTFSSNRPFVRLDHIFISPHFRVQDVRVPRSELTRVASDHLPLIVDLALAPAAAETPTRTSP, encoded by the coding sequence ATGTTTGCCGGCATTGAATCCATCGTTCATCGGCTGCGGCTCGGGCTGAGCCGCAACGAGTGGGCCATCCGCCACCTCGGGTTGACGCCGTCCGAAGGCACCAGCGAGGTACCTGGACTGTTGCTGATTCAGATCGACGGACTCGCCCGGTCGCAGGTGGAGGCGGCGTTGGCGGCGGGCCGGCTGCCGTTTCTGCGCCGGCTGCTGGAGCGCGAAGGCTATGAGTTGCGGACGTTTTATCCGGGCCTGCCCTCCACGACCCCCGCCGTGCAGGCGGAGTTGTTCTACGGCGTGAAATCCGCCGTGCCCGCCTTCAGCTTTTTCGATCGCGTGCTGAAAAAAATGGGCCGGATGTGGGATCCCGATTGGGCCAAGGCCCGCGAATCCGCCTGTATGCAACAAGCGGAGGGCCTGCTCAAGGGCGGCAGTTCGTGGTCCAACATCTACACGGGCGGGGCCGCGCAGGAGGAAAGCCATTTTTGCGCCGCCAGCATCGGGCTGGGCGACATGTGGCGCTCGGGGAAGATTCGAAACATTTTTCTCTTCATCATCTTTCAGCTGCCCGCGGCGCTGCGGATCTTCTGGCTGCTGCTGATCGAGATGGCGGTGTCGGTGGGCGACGGCGTGCGCGCGATCGCCGCCGGCCGGCGGCCCTCGCCGGAGATCATGCTGATGCTCTCGCGGGTGTTCATCGGCGTCGGCCTGCGCGAACTGCTGACGATCAGCGGTGAGATCGATGTGACGCGCGGGTTGCCGATCGTACACATCAACTTTGTCGGCTACGACGAGCAGGCGCACGTGCGCGGGCCGGGCTCACGGTTCGCGCATTTCGGGCTGCGCGGTATCGACACCGCGATCCGCAAGATCACGCGTGCCGCCCACCGCTCGCGTCGCCGCGACTACGCGGTCTGGATTTTTTCCGACCACGGCCAGGAGCACACGCGATCGATTCTCGACGTGGTGCCGGGCGGGATCGAGCAGGTGATTTCCGAAAGTCTCGAGCAAACGCGCCGCAACGATCCAGTCTGGCAGCAGCGACAACGCCCGCGGCGCACGGCCGCTGCGCCGTGGCTCACGCAACGCCGACGCCTCACGCCGCCGTCGCGCGAAGAGCGCGCCGCGCTCGACGACCAGGGCCGCGGCTTCGTGGTCGCCGCGATGGGGCCGGTGGCCCACGTGTATTTCACCGAGCCGAAGACCGACGACCAACGGCGCGCGCTCGCGCGCACGCTCGTCCGCAGCGGCCATGTGCCCGGCGTGTTGCTGCGCGACGCCGCCGGCGAAATCACCTGGTTTCACGCGCAGGGCGAAACCCGCGTGCCAGGGGAGGTACCGGCGTTGCTGCCGCATCCGCCCACGCTGCGGGAGGAAATCGCGCGTGATTTGGTGGGCTTTACCGCGCACCCCGACGCCGGCGACTTGATCCTCGTCGGTTGGAGCCCGTGGGACGCGCCCGTGAGTTTCGCGCCCGAGCGTGGCGCTCACGGCGGATTCGGCCCGAACGAGACGCAAGGCTTCGCACTGCTGCCCTCGACCACCGAATTGCCGGCGGGGACCGACGATTTCATCCGGCCCGGCGCGCTGCGCACGGCGGCGCTTCACTATCTCGGCCGGCACAGCCTCGCCGCGCGCTCCCAACGGCTAGCTCCGGCGGCCAACCGGCTGCGGTTGATGACCTACAACGTCCACGGCTGCTCCGGGATGGACGGGCGCGTCTCGCCGCGCCGGGTTGCGCGGGTGATCGCCGCGCATGGCCCGGATCTCGTCGCGCTGCAGGAGATCGATCTCGGCCGCCGCCGTTCGCGCGCCGAAGACCAAGCCGCGTTGATCGCGCATCAGCTCGGGCTGCACATGGTGTTCTGCCCGACCGTCACGCGCGGCCAGGAGCACTATGGTCATGCGTTACTGAGCCGCTGGCCGATCGAGGTGGTGAAACGCAAACTACTGCCGCACGATCCGCGCGGCTGGTGGAAGGAACCGCGAGCCGCGCTGTGGGCCCGCGTGTGGATCGGCGACACGCCGGTGCACGTCGTCACCACGCATCTCGGCCTCGGCCGGCGCGAGCGATTGCTGCAGATGAAGATGCTGCTCAGCCCGGAATGGCTCGGCGGATTGCGTGACGACGAGAGAGTGGTGTTGTGCGGCGATTTCAACCTCACCCCGGGCAGCGCGCCCTACGGGCTCATGGCGAACCGGCTGCAAGATGCCCAAGCCGCGCGCGACGGCCACCGACCGCTCAGCACCTTCAGCTCGAACCGGCCGTTCGTCCGGCTCGACCATATTTTCATTTCCCCGCACTTCCGCGTGCAGGACGTGCGCGTGCCGCGCTCGGAGCTCACTCGCGTCGCGTCCGATCACCTGCCGCTGATCGTGGATCTGGCACTTGCGCCTGCAGCCGCCGAAACGCCCACGCGCACGTCGCCGTGA